One Stenotrophomonas sp. SAU14A_NAIMI4_5 DNA segment encodes these proteins:
- a CDS encoding MFS transporter encodes MTAAATRDEGALALLGRPGFAKLLAYRIFAMLSYQVVAVTVGWHIYEVTRNPFSLGLVGLAEVLPFFCVAPFAGYLVDHLPRRRLGMVACAGLVATAVVLTGVATGWLPFQGVWPIYAAIALTGMVRAFLSPIYNALFARVLERSQFARGAGLGSVVFQSGMVVGPALGGILVGWGGKGLSYGVATAFAVVAMGCLATLKVSEPVHDGPAAPIFKSIAEGARFVVGNRIMVGAMALDMFSVLLGGVVAMLPAFLQEILHYGPEGLGILRAAPALGSIAVGLWLARHPLQKNAGRVLLFAVAGFGLCVVSFGLSQHFWLSALILLFYGAFDGVSVVVRSTILQLATPEEMRGRVSSINGIFISSSNELGAFYAGTMAKLLGLVPAVVLGGFAVLSVAGITAWKNPTLRKLNLRDLQ; translated from the coding sequence AGACGAAGGCGCGCTGGCCCTGCTGGGCCGGCCGGGCTTTGCCAAGCTGCTGGCCTACCGCATCTTCGCGATGCTGTCCTACCAGGTGGTGGCCGTCACCGTCGGCTGGCACATCTACGAAGTCACCCGCAATCCGTTCTCGCTGGGCCTGGTCGGCCTGGCCGAGGTACTGCCGTTCTTCTGCGTGGCGCCGTTTGCCGGCTACCTGGTCGACCACCTGCCGCGGCGTCGGCTGGGTATGGTCGCCTGCGCCGGCCTGGTCGCCACCGCGGTGGTGCTGACCGGCGTGGCCACCGGCTGGCTGCCGTTCCAGGGCGTGTGGCCGATCTATGCCGCCATCGCGCTGACCGGCATGGTCCGCGCCTTCCTGTCGCCCATCTACAACGCGCTGTTTGCCCGCGTGCTGGAGCGCAGCCAGTTCGCCCGCGGCGCCGGCCTGGGCAGCGTGGTGTTCCAGTCGGGCATGGTGGTCGGCCCGGCGCTGGGCGGCATCCTGGTCGGCTGGGGCGGCAAGGGCCTGTCCTATGGCGTGGCCACCGCCTTCGCGGTAGTGGCGATGGGCTGCCTGGCCACGCTGAAGGTGAGCGAACCGGTGCACGACGGCCCGGCCGCACCGATCTTCAAGAGCATCGCCGAGGGCGCCCGCTTCGTCGTCGGCAACCGCATCATGGTCGGCGCGATGGCGCTGGACATGTTCTCCGTACTGCTGGGCGGCGTGGTGGCGATGCTGCCGGCCTTCCTGCAGGAGATCCTGCACTACGGCCCCGAGGGCCTGGGCATCCTGCGCGCGGCACCGGCGCTGGGCTCGATCGCGGTCGGCCTGTGGCTGGCCCGCCACCCGCTGCAGAAGAACGCTGGCCGCGTGCTGCTGTTCGCCGTGGCCGGTTTCGGCCTGTGCGTGGTCAGCTTCGGCCTGTCCCAGCACTTCTGGCTGTCGGCGCTGATCCTGCTGTTCTACGGGGCCTTCGACGGCGTCTCGGTGGTGGTGCGGTCGACCATCCTGCAGCTGGCCACGCCCGAGGAAATGCGCGGGCGGGTGTCGTCGATCAACGGCATCTTCATCAGCTCGTCCAACGAGCTGGGCGCGTTCTACGCGGGCACGATGGCCAAGCTGCTGGGCCTCGTGCCAGCAGTGGTGCTGGGCGGGTTCGCGGTGCTGAGCGTGGCCGGGATCACCGCGTGGAAGAACCCGACGCTGCGGAAGTTGAATCTGCGCGACCTGCAGTGA
- the dksA gene encoding RNA polymerase-binding protein DksA, translating into MAAKKTAKKAVEAAKKTAKPVVKKLAAKPVAKKPASKTAAKAASSQPAARKATATKSPAKASKPAAKKAAAPAKAKPAAASKKAPVVKKAASKAAPAKKAVAKPAPKKAVAKPAPKPVAKKAAAKPVAKPAAKKAAPAKPAATPAAVKKATKNVAKPAAKPAPAPVVKTAPKPAAKAAPAKSVPAKTAAVAAAKPAPKPAPAATPAASTAPQSKNPVPVSKSPAKTAVKTAVKPDPAPKTVSRPVGKVAVAVAARSAAPAPRSKYKVVEYKTDEATGRPILPTGYKPGSEEEYMSPLQQEYFRQRLQNWRADLVEESKQTIENLREEVRDIGDEAERATRETENSLELRTRDRYRKLIGKIDSTLKRLEAGDYGYCVDTGEEIGLERLEARLTAERTIDAQERWEHLQKQQGD; encoded by the coding sequence GTGGCTGCTAAAAAAACTGCAAAGAAGGCCGTCGAGGCCGCCAAGAAAACCGCCAAGCCTGTTGTGAAGAAGTTGGCGGCCAAGCCTGTTGCCAAGAAGCCGGCCAGCAAGACGGCCGCCAAGGCAGCATCCTCGCAACCGGCGGCCAGGAAGGCCACCGCAACGAAATCGCCGGCCAAGGCCAGCAAGCCAGCGGCGAAGAAGGCCGCTGCGCCGGCCAAGGCCAAGCCCGCGGCAGCCAGCAAGAAGGCGCCGGTGGTGAAGAAGGCAGCCAGCAAGGCCGCACCGGCCAAGAAGGCCGTCGCCAAGCCGGCACCGAAGAAGGCTGTCGCCAAGCCCGCGCCGAAGCCGGTGGCCAAGAAGGCCGCGGCCAAGCCGGTCGCCAAGCCGGCGGCGAAGAAGGCTGCACCGGCTAAACCCGCCGCCACGCCTGCCGCTGTAAAGAAAGCCACCAAGAATGTCGCCAAGCCGGCTGCCAAGCCGGCCCCGGCCCCGGTAGTGAAAACCGCACCGAAGCCCGCCGCCAAGGCAGCTCCGGCCAAGTCTGTCCCGGCCAAGACCGCGGCAGTGGCAGCAGCCAAACCGGCCCCCAAGCCGGCCCCGGCCGCCACCCCTGCAGCATCGACCGCCCCGCAATCCAAGAATCCCGTGCCCGTTTCGAAATCGCCTGCCAAGACCGCCGTGAAAACCGCCGTGAAACCTGATCCCGCTCCGAAGACCGTGTCGCGCCCCGTGGGCAAGGTCGCCGTGGCTGTGGCCGCCCGTTCGGCGGCGCCGGCCCCGCGCAGCAAGTACAAGGTCGTCGAATACAAGACCGACGAGGCCACCGGCCGCCCGATCCTGCCGACCGGCTACAAGCCCGGCTCGGAAGAGGAGTACATGAGCCCGCTGCAGCAGGAATACTTCCGCCAGCGCCTGCAGAACTGGCGCGCCGATCTGGTGGAAGAATCCAAGCAGACCATCGAGAACCTGCGCGAGGAAGTGCGTGACATCGGCGACGAAGCCGAGCGCGCGACCCGCGAGACCGAGAACTCGCTGGAACTGCGTACCCGCGACCGTTACCGCAAGCTGATCGGCAAGATCGACAGCACCCTGAAGCGCCTGGAAGCCGGCGACTACGGTTACTGCGTCGACACCGGCGAAGAAATCGGCCTGGAGCGCCTCGAGGCGCGCCTGACCGCCGAGCGCACCATCGACGCCCAGGAGCGTTGGGAGCACCTGCAGAAGCAGCAGGGCGACTGA
- the yidD gene encoding membrane protein insertion efficiency factor YidD: MISRLLIALLRFYKRFISPLLGPRCRFVPSCSEYAMDAISMHGPLRGSWLAARRLGRCHPFHPGGFDPVPESPNAPSCRCTGKH, translated from the coding sequence GTGATCTCGCGCCTGCTCATTGCCCTGCTGCGCTTCTACAAGCGCTTCATCAGCCCCCTGCTGGGGCCGCGCTGCCGTTTCGTGCCGAGCTGTTCTGAATACGCCATGGACGCCATCTCGATGCACGGTCCGCTGCGTGGCAGCTGGCTGGCCGCGCGCCGCCTCGGCCGCTGCCACCCGTTCCATCCCGGCGGCTTCGACCCGGTGCCCGAATCGCCCAACGCCCCCTCTTGCCGTTGCACAGGAAAACACTGA
- a CDS encoding dihydroorotase, translating to MSSTLITNARMVNEGRTFDGDLRIENGRIAQIGSGLAPRDGEQVVDAAGRWLLPGMIDDQVHFREPGLTHKGDIASESAAAVAGGLTSFMDMPNTNPPTLDSTILEAKYELARGRAWANYGFYHGASNDNLEAIRALDPKKAPGVKVFMGASTGNMLVDNPETLDAIFRECPTPIITHCEDTPMIDANLKAFQEKYGDALTPDMHPDIRSREACIKSTRLAMSLARKHGTRLHVLHISTADELALFEKGPLIRADGSRKQITAETCVHFLHFARPDYATKGNLIKCNPAIKEVADREAITAALADDVLDVLATDHAPHTWEEKQKPYAQAPSGLPLVQYALVAALERVHEGKLTREQVVQKFAHAPAQLFDVEERGFLREGYFADLVLVEDVPFTVKREDVLSKCGWSPFEGTTFRSRVASTWVNGQRVWDGSNLVGEPAGQRMTYDR from the coding sequence ATGTCCTCCACCCTCATCACCAATGCCCGCATGGTCAACGAAGGCCGCACCTTCGACGGCGACCTGCGCATCGAGAACGGCCGCATCGCGCAGATCGGCAGTGGCCTGGCCCCGCGCGACGGAGAACAGGTGGTGGACGCAGCCGGTCGCTGGCTGCTGCCCGGCATGATCGATGACCAGGTGCACTTCCGCGAACCGGGCCTGACCCACAAGGGTGACATCGCCAGCGAATCGGCCGCGGCCGTGGCCGGTGGCCTGACCAGCTTCATGGACATGCCCAACACCAACCCGCCGACGCTGGATTCGACCATCCTGGAAGCCAAGTACGAACTCGCGCGCGGCCGCGCCTGGGCCAACTACGGCTTCTACCACGGCGCCAGCAACGACAACCTGGAAGCGATCCGCGCGCTCGACCCGAAGAAGGCACCGGGCGTGAAGGTGTTCATGGGCGCCTCCACCGGCAACATGCTGGTGGACAACCCGGAGACGCTGGACGCGATCTTCCGCGAATGCCCGACCCCGATCATCACGCACTGCGAAGACACGCCGATGATCGATGCCAACCTCAAGGCCTTCCAGGAGAAGTACGGTGACGCGCTGACCCCGGACATGCACCCGGACATCCGTTCGCGCGAGGCCTGCATCAAGTCCACCCGCCTGGCGATGTCGCTGGCGCGCAAGCACGGCACCCGTCTGCACGTGCTGCACATCTCCACCGCCGACGAGCTGGCGCTGTTCGAGAAGGGCCCGCTGATCCGCGCCGACGGCAGCCGCAAGCAGATCACCGCCGAAACCTGCGTGCACTTCCTGCACTTCGCGCGCCCGGATTACGCGACCAAGGGCAACCTGATCAAGTGCAACCCGGCCATCAAGGAAGTCGCCGACCGCGAGGCGATCACCGCCGCGCTGGCCGATGACGTGCTGGACGTGCTGGCCACCGACCACGCGCCGCACACCTGGGAAGAGAAGCAGAAGCCGTACGCGCAGGCACCGTCCGGCCTGCCGCTGGTGCAGTACGCACTGGTGGCCGCGCTGGAGCGCGTGCACGAAGGCAAGCTGACCCGCGAGCAGGTGGTGCAGAAGTTCGCCCACGCCCCGGCGCAGCTGTTCGACGTGGAAGAACGTGGCTTCCTGCGCGAAGGCTACTTCGCCGACCTGGTGCTGGTGGAGGACGTGCCGTTCACCGTCAAGCGCGAGGACGTGCTGTCCAAGTGCGGCTGGTCGCCGTTCGAAGGCACCACCTTCCGTTCGCGCGTGGCCTCGACCTGGGTCAACGGCCAGCGGGTGTGGGACGGCAGCAACCTGGTGGGCGAACCGGCCGGCCAGCGCATGA